A window of Streptomyces sp. NBC_01689 genomic DNA:
GGCCGAGAACATCGCCACCTACTTCGGGGCCTGGCGATACCCCTACCAACTCCACGGCTGGGAGCCCGTGTCCGCGTCCAAATGGATCTCCTGGGCCCTGCTGATCAGCGTCACCTTCGTCGTCTGCCGGGCCTGCCGCCCCGCCCGTCCCGGCGATCCCGCGGCCGTGACCCCCCGGTTCCCGGTGCCCGAAGTCCCCTCCCGGGAGCCGGAGTCGGGAACGCGCACCCGCACGCAGACACGCGTACGCACGGGGACGGGGACGGGTCAGGGGGCGGGCGGCCGGGGGCGCAGGCCGGACTCGAAGGCGTAGATGGCCGCGTGGACGCGGTTGCGCAGGCGCAGCTTGTGCAGCATGTTCTGCACGTGGGTCTTGACGGTGTGCTCGGACACCGTCAGGGCCTGGGCTATCTCGCCGTTGGACAGGCCGCGGGCCAGCAGGCCGAGGACCTGGCACTCACGGTCGGTGAGCCGGTCGGGACTGACCGGTGAGATCGGCGGGACGGGCGGCGCGGCAAAGCGGCGTCCGGCCTCCGCCGGGGCCGGACCGTGCACCAGGGTGTAGCCGGCCGCGGCCAGCACCACCGCGGAGGCGAGCTGGCCGGCGGTGGCGGTGGCCGGCAGCCGGCCGGCGCGGTCGGTGCGGTCGGTGGTGGCCGGGCCGCCCAGGACCAGCACCGGCAGCCGGGCGCCGCCGGGGACCGGGACCTCCCAGCCGTCGCCCGCGAACGCGCCGTGGGCGATGAGGACATGCGGCGGCCGGGCGGCCAGCGCGCGGAGCAGGTCCGGCCCCGGTTCGCTCTCGCCGGTGACACGGATACCGGGATGGCCCTCGAGCAGCGCCGTAATGCCGCGCCGGGCGAGCGGGTCGTCACCGACCACGTGCACCCGCACGGCGGCCGGCGCGCCGGGCCGGGGAGCCGGGCCGTGTCCGGCGTGTCCCTCGTGCGCGGGGGCCGGCACGGGGAGCACCCGGAGTGTGGCGTGCCGCTCGTCCATGACGGCCTCCTCGCTGCTGTCCGGGGATGCCCCGCCGGATCCCGGGATGTCCCGCCGGCTCACCGTAGGCGGCGCGCGCCGCCGTGTCCGGCGCGCTCCAGCGGACCGCGACCGGACCGCTACCACGTCTCGCGCCATCCCGGCGCGCCCCCGCCGCCCGGCTGACCCGCCGTCCCGGCGCGCCTCACTGTTTCGGCGCGCCCTGTTGTCCCGGCGTGTCGCCGTCCGGCTGACCCGCTGTCCCGGCGCGTCGCCTCCCTGGCGTCTCGCCGTCCGGCCGCCTCGCTGTCCCGGGGCCCTGTTGTCCCAGGGCGGGCCTCGCTGTCCCGGGGCCTCTGCCGACGGGCCCTGGGCCCTGGGCCCGGGGCCCTGGTGCTGGACCGGCTGTACGCCAACGGAGTTCACCCCGCCGGAATGCTCACCACGGCGGCACACACCCGCAGTTCGGCGAATCACCGCGCCTGACCTGACCTGGCCCGGCGCCGGGTCGGGGGCAGGCCGGGCCGGGTCAGGTCGGGCCGAGGTCAGGTCAGGTCAGGTCAGGTCAGGTCAGGTCAGGCGGCGGCTTCCCCGGCGGCCAGGGCGTGCAGCCGCAGGCGCAGTTCGCGGCGGGCGGGGCGGCCGCCCGGCCGGCGGGGGACGGCGTCCAGTGCCTCCAGGCGGCGGATCTGCTCGCCGGGGCCGAGGCGGGCGTTGGCCTGTTCGGCGACGGAGTCGAGGACGTCGAGGAGTGCGGGGGCGTCGGCGTCGAACTCCTCGCGCAGCACCACTCCGGCCCAGACCAGGGCGCCGCGCGCCGGGTCGGGCCAGTCCGCGACGATGCACTCGGCCACCCGCGGGTCCTGGCCGATGACCCGCTCCACCACGCTGGGCGCGACCAGCGCGTCGTCGCAGGTGAACACCGAGCGGTGGGCGTCCACGAGGTGCAGTCCGCCGTCCGCGTCGAGGTAGCCCGTGTCGCCGGTGGACAGCCAGCCGTCCGTGTCCCGCGGCGCCGGGCCAATCCCCTCCACGGGGCCGGGACTCAGCTGCGGTCCGCGGATCTGCACCTCGCCGGTCGACCACACCGGGGCGGGCCGGGTGCCGCCGGGCAGGACCACCCGGCACTCGGTGCCCGGCAGCGGCACCCCGACCGCGCCGAGACCGGGCCGCGAGCCGGGCGGCTGGTGGTGGGAGAGGGTGAACACCTCGGTCAGGCCGTAGCCCTGCAGTACGGACACCCGCAGGGCGTCGCGCAGCGTACGGGCCCGTTCCGGCGCCAGGACTCCGCCGCTGACATGGATGGCGCCCAGGTGCCGCAGGTGCCGGCCGGGCAGGTCCGCGCCGTGCGCGGCCAGCCGGGGATCGTCCGCCAGCCGGTCCAGCCGGGCGGGCAGCCCGTAGTAGTGGGTGGCCTCCGCCCGCGCGGCCTCCGCCAGCGCCCCGAAGGGGTCCGCGTCCGTGCACAGCACCTGCCGCGCCCCCGCGTGCACGGCCGAGTTGAGGTGCACGGCGTGGTACTGCGGGAGATGGTTGAAGGCGACGGAGGCGGCACCGAGCCGGTGCGCCAGCGCGGTCTGGGCGGCGCCCGCGACCAGGTTGCGGTGGGTCAGCCGTACACCCTTCAGCCGCCCTGCGCCGTCCGGCGCGAACTGCAGGCACGCCACCGCGTCCGCACCCGGCCGCGCCCTGCGCACCGGCCCGCCGGCCGCCTCCCCCGCCACGGCCGCGGACAGCGCCACCACCGCACAGGCCCCCCGGCCGCCGGACACCGCTCCACCGGCCGGCGGCCGCACCGGCACCGGCACCGGCACCGGCACCGGCACCGGCACCGGCAGGCCCGATGCCGAACGGGCGGATCCCAAACGGGCGGACGCGGGGCGGGGGGCGGGGTCCGTGACCACGACGGTGTGCAGCCGGGGCAGCCGGTCCGCGAGCGCGGCCAGCAGCGCGGCCAGCGGGCCGGGTACGAAGGCGATCTCGACCCCGGCCGCCGTGCACACCTCGTGCAGCGCGGCCGGTCCCATCTGCGGGTCGAGCAGGGCCAGCAACTGTCCGCTGCGCACGGTGCCGTAGTACACGGCGGGGAAGACGGCGTCGAGGGTGGTCGCCGCGGCGACGACGGCGTCGGCCCGGCGGACGGTGCGCCGTACGTAGCCGGCGATGCGGTCCGCCTCCCGGTCCAGCGCGGCGAAGGTCACCGCGGCGCCGGCCGTGACCGCGGCCGGGGCGTCGGCGTCACGGTCGGCGGCCCGGCGCAGCAGGTCGTCCAGCGGGCTCTCCAGATACCGGAGGATGGGCACGGTGGCCTCCTGGCTGCCGACAGCGGGAACAGCGGATCGCCTCACGGTAGGTGTGCCGGCTCAAGAGGTCTTCGAAGCCTGCTGGAGATGGTCCCGGTGCTCACACGAGGGCCGCGGCCGGCCGGCCGCCCACCGGCCGGGGCAGCGGGAAGCTGCGGAGTTCCGCGCGGCTCCAGGGGAAGCCGTAGCCGAGGTGGAGCACCGGGTCCTGGGCCGCGTCGGCGGGCACCGCGACGGCGGCCAGCACACCGGGCACCGGCTCCAGTTCGACGAACCGCCACGGGCGGGCCGTATCGTCGGCGGGCGGGGTGAAGGCGCGTACGCCGCGCTCGTCGTCCAGCGTGAACACGAACGCGTCGAAGGGCAGTCCGAGGCCGATCCCGCGGGCCTTGGAGTAGGCCTCCTTCAACGTCCACACCCGCAGCGCCCGCCGGTCGCGGTCCGGGCCGGGCGCCGCCCGCTCCACCCACTCCCGCTCCGGGGCGGCGAAGGTGCGCACGATGGTGGTGATGGCCCGCTCGTCCCGGTCCTCCAGGCGTTCCACGTCCACACCGATGCGGTGGCGGCGCACGATGCCCAGCAGGCTGTAGCCGCCCGCGTGGGAGAGGTTGAAGTCCAGCTGGGCCCCGCCGCGCGGCAGTTCACCCGCGGCGGGCCGCAGGAAGGGACGCCCCCGCGCGGAACGCCAGATGACCAGCTCGGCCTCGGCCAGGCCCGCCTCCAGCGCCAGCGCGCGCCGCACCAGGGTGTGCGCGAGCAGGTACTGCCTCCGGTCACGTTCGAACAGGAAACGGCTCGCGGTCCTCTGCTCCTGCGCGTCCAGCCAGTGCGCGGCGAGCAGACCGGCGACCGCCGGGGGCAGGCCGTCGTTGGGACACAGCCACAGCTTGACCGGCTCGTCCCGGCCCGCGTCCGCACCGGCCACCGGCCCCGGAACGGACACCGGAACCCCGGCCGGGACCTGGACGTGGGCCGGGGCCTGGGCGGTTGGGGTCTCGGGCACGACCGCGGACGGCGACCGGGCCGGGGCCGAGGGCGGGAGTGGGGAGGTCAGGGGTGCGGTCACCGCTGCACTCCGTCCGTACCGGCGTCGGACACCACGCGCGCACCCGCGCCGGGCCCCGTCACACCAGGCCCCGCTGCGCCGGGAGCGGACTCCACCGGCCCTTCCTGCGGCCCATGTCGAGACCGCGACCGGGATACCGAGCGGACCGCGGAGTCCGCCCCTGACCGCGATCGGGGCCGCGGACCGGGCCAGGGCCGGGGCGCCGGCCGGGCCCCCGGCCCGGACTCCGCCTCGGGTCCGGACTCCGGCTCCGGCCCAGGCCCTGACTCCAGCTCGGACTCGGACTCGGACTCGGACTCGGACTCTAGCTCGGGCCCGGGTTCGGGCTCGGGCTCCGGCTCGGGCCCGGGTTCGGGCTCGGGTTCGGGCTCGGGCTCCGGCTCGGGTTGCAGCACGGTGGGGGGCAGTTCGATGTCCGCGGGGCCGGGGTGCGCGGGCAGTACGGCGCAGATGTCGGCCCCGGCCAGCCACAGCCGCGTCAGCTGTTCGAGGTGGCCGCCCTGCCACAGGGCGGCCAGGTAGGCGCGGGTCTCCGCGAGCCCGTCGAGCAGCAGCGGCTCGCCCGCGTCGCGCAGGTCGGCACTGTGTACGCCCGCCGGATGGCGGCCCGGCCCGGCGGACTCGGCGAAGGCGGCCAGGTGCGCGGCCAGGCCGGGGACCGTGTGGGCGACCACCGCCAGGCGGCAGCGCAGGGCGGCCCGGCCCAGGCGCAGTTCGTGTGCGACCGCGGCGAGGTCCGCTCCGCCCGGCCCGCCGTGGTGTGCCGTGCCGCTCAGCCACCGCGCCAACCGCGCCGCGGTGTCCGCCAGTTGGCGGGGCGTGGCGGCGGACAGCAGCACCAGTTCCGCGGAGACGGGCCGATGGGCGGACGCGGGCGGCCGCGCCGGTGCGGGAGGACGGTGTGCGCGGGGCGCCTCCTCCACGACCAGCACGGCGTCCGCGGCCGGCGGCGCGGACACACCGACCAGAGCTCTGCGGGGCACCGTGGTGCCGTCGTCGCGGCGGACCTGCTCCCAGACGGCGGGCGCCGTCCGGCCCGGCCCGGGCAACAGCGTGGCATGGCGCACCTGCCCCACGGCACGCGCCAGGGCGACCGCCGCCGCCAGCACCCCCGTCCCGCCCGCCAAGTCCACCGACTCCGCCGGGCTCACCGGTTCTGCCAGGTTCACCGGTTCTGCCAGGTTCACCGGTTCTGCCGGGTCCGCCGCCGTCCGGACGGTCTCCCGCACCGCGATGCCCAGCGCCTGCCACGCGTCTCGGGATGCCGCCGGATCGCCGCCCGCACCACCGGGAACGGCAGGGAGGCCGGGCGGCGCGGCAGACTCCGGGGGCCACGGGTCGCCGTCCGGTCCGTGCGGGGCGGCGGCCGGGACCGGCAGGCCCGCCGCGGCCAGTGCCCGGCCGACCAGCCGGGCATGATGCGCCACGGCTCCGAGTCGGCCCGGGTGACCGGCCGCACCGGCCCGGATCACCGCGTACACACGGTCCCCGGCCGCACGGGCCGCGGCCAGCGGCTTGAGCAGCACGACCACAACTCCCCCGCCTCCCACGCCTTCCCCGCCCGCACCGGCGCCGGCCGGGTCGCGGGGATGGGTGTGGGGCGGGTGGGGTTGCGGACGGGGCGGCAGTTCGACGGCACCGGCCAGCGCCGCCTCGCACTCCCCCGCCCGCAGCCCGGCGAGTGCCAGGTGCAGCGCGGTCAGGAAGGAGGACGCGCCCGTGTCGACGCTCAGACTGGGCCCGCGCAGGTCGAGCAGCCGCGACAGCCGCCCGGCCGCTCCGGCCCCGCCCGGCAGGTGCACGCCCGGGACGGACCCGCCCGGTGTGCCGGCCGGGCCGGCGGCGACGTAGACCCCGATACCGCGCCCCGTGCTGTCGGGCCCGGTCAGCCGGTCGGTCCGTGCCCCGGCGTACCCGGCGCTCTCCAGCAACTGCCACACGCTGCGGGCCAACAGGCGTTCCCGGCCGTCCAGAGGGGCCGCGCCGGCCGCGTCGAGGCCGAACAGGGCGAGCAGTCCCTCGCCGAACTCCCCCGCGCCGTCAGCGAACCGGTCCTCTTCCCACGGCGGCGCGTCCGTACGGGTGTGCTGTCCCAGCGCCTGGCGCCACAACGCGTCCAGGTCCCCCGCCCCCGGGAAGCAGCCCTGCATCCCCACGACGGCGCACGGCTCGACACCCCCGCCGCCACCCGCCCCACCACCGAAGCCGGGACCGGGACCGGGATCGGGAGCGGGACCGGGACCGGGACCAAGGCTGGGGCTGGGGCCGGTCGCGGTGGTGGGGGCGGGTGCGGGGCTGCTGCCCGTCGCGGGCCGCATCCCGTCGCCGGGGCGTACCGCGGGGCCGGGCTGCGCAGGTGTTCCGGCCGCCGCCGGCAGGGGGGTGCCGCCCAGCAGCGCGACGGCGTGCTCGCGCCGCAGGGTGCCTCCTTTGAACCGCGTGAGGATCTCGCGGGTGTCCATCACCGTGTGCCCTTCGTGTCAGGCGGAACGGGCCGCCAGCAGGGCAGCCGCCTCATCGATGCTGAGCACCTCGTCACGCACCGCGTCCAGCAGCGCGTTCAGGTCGATCTCCACGGCCCGGGGCGGCTGCGCGGGGTCCGGCGCCCGGTCCGCCCGCCCGGCCGCGGGAACGGGGGTGTCCGTCACCCGCGCGGTGACGTACGCGGCCATGGCCGCGAGGTCGGGGTGGTCGTAGAGCAGGTCGGTCTGCTCGCTGAGACCGTAGGTGCGGTTGATGCCCGCCAGGAACTCCGCCGCCAGGATGGAGTCCAGGCCCAGCGCGTCGAACGGCGCGCTCACGTCGATGTCCCGCACGGCGCAGTGCAGGATCCCGGCGAGCTGCGTGCGCAGGGTGTCGGTGACCGTGTCCGCACCCGGCACGGACGAGCCCGCGGACACGGGTGCGGACACGGGTGCGGTTGCGGGCGCGGATGCGGATGCCGGTGCGGGTGCGGCGAGTTCGGCCGCGAGGTGCCGGGCCAGTGCCGCCGGGGTGGGGTGCTCGTACAGCGCGGTGGCCGCGATCCGGGTGCCGTAACGCGCGTTGAGCGCCGCGACGAACTCGACGGACAGCATCGAGTCCAGGCCCAGCAGCCGGAAGGAGTCCTGCGCGTCCAGGCGCTGCGGCTCGACGCCCATCATGCCCGCCAGTACCGCGGTCAGCTCGGCGAGCACGTCGGCCGCCGGCGTCGGACAGGCCGTGCGCGGGTCGGGGGCGGAGGTCATGGTGGGCGTCTCCCAGGGGTCGGATCCCGGCTGGCCGTCCTGGCATTGTGGGCGCCGACGCCACCGCGCCACATCCCCGGCCGTGGTGATCCCCGGCCCCGGCGACTGGCTCCCCGGAACCAGCCGGCCCCCGCCCCCTCCGCCCAAAGAATGAGCCGCCGCACCGGCACGACGCCCGCACCCACGCGGTACGCAGGCGCGGACACGGACACGGACACGGATGCGGGCGCGGGCGCGCGGACACGGGCGCAGGCGTGGGCGCGCGGACACGGGCGCAGGCGTGGGCGCGCGGACACGGGCGCAGGCGTGGGCGGGGGCGCTCAAGTGCCGTACGGAGGAGGCGTGTCCGGGCGGTCCACGCATCCGATGCGGGGGCCGCCCGAATGCGGGGGCCGCCCGATGCGGGCAAGCGGGGCGCGGACCGTCCCGTGCGGGCAGGTCCGGTACACCGGCCCCGGCCCGTGCACCACCCGCACGCCGGGCCACCTCATCCGGGCCGCACGACCCAAGCCACGCGTCAGGCCACCGGGCCGCCGGGCCGCGGGGCCGGCGGGCCACCCTGGTCGCCAAGTCGCCAAGTCGCCGGGCCGACGGGCGACTTGCCGGTGCCCGGCGAGTCTCGCCGTCCCCGGGCCGGCCGCCCGCGGCACCGGTGTGCGGGCGGGCGGGACGGTGCGGGGGCGGTGCCGGCGGGCGGTGCGGGTCCTAACGGGCCCGTGCGGGCGCGGGCGGTCCCGCGCCGTCGAACGGCGCGGGTACCGCGGCCGGCTCCGACGCCGCCGTCTGGATGGAGTGCTGCAGCCGCCGCAGCCGTGGCGAGGGCTCCAGGCCCAGGTCGTTGACGAGGGTGGCCCGCAACTGGTGGTAGACGCTGAGCGACTCGCTGCGCCGCCCGGAGCGGTGCAGGGCCAGCATGAACTGCGCGTGCAGGTTCTCGTGGGTACGGTAACGGCTCGTCAGCACCGTGAGTTCGGGCAGCAGTTCACGGTGGCGGCCCAGCCGCAGATCGGCCTCGATGCGCTGGTCCAGCGCGCACAGCCGGCTCTCCTCCAGGCGCCGGATCTCCATCGCCAGCTGCGCCCCGGCCGTCACGTCCGCGAACGCCGGCCCCGTCCACAGCTCCAGCGCCCCGGCCAGGGTGCGGGCCGCCTCCGTGAAGGCCCCCTGGTCCATGGCCCGGTAGCCCTCCCCCGCGAGCCGCTCGAACTCGCGCACGTCACTGCGGCCGCCGCCGGAGACGAGCAGATAGCCGCCCGGCAGGGTCATCAGGACGTCCTTGGCACCGCTGCGGCCGCCTTCGAGCGCCTGCGCGAGGAGTTCGCGCAGCTGCAGCACGTACGTCTGCAGGGTGGTACGGGCGCTGCGCGGCGGGGAGTTGCCCCACAGTTCCTCGACCAGGGCAGCGACGGGCACCACCTGGTCGGCGCGGAGCGCGAGCAGTGCCAGGACCTGCCGCGGTTTCGGCGCCGTGGGGGTGATGGACACCCCGTTCTCCCGCACTGCCAGTGCGCCCAGTACGTCGATGTCCACGCCGTCTCCCCTGCTCGGTGTCCCCTGCCGCACCCCCGATTACAAAACAGCGCATCCGGTCTGTCAATACCCGACCGTTCGTGCGGTTTTTGTGGGGGTGAGGGACGGGCGTCTTCCTGCGGTCCGCGTACCACCGGGGCGGGGCCGCTGCCAGGGCTTCCGGGCAACTCCGTTCCTTTTCCGCTGCGTTGCGTCCTGTTCTCCGGTGCCAGGGGGCGGCGGGGGCGGCACCGGCCGGCGCTCCGCAAAGCAGACCGTCAGGTCTGCTCCTGGTGCGGAGGGCCGGCGGGAAACGGAGCGGGGGTGGCGGTACGGGGGCGGGGCGGGGTGGTCACTGCGGGGGGTTGCCGTGTTTGCGGGAGGGCAGGTCGGCGTGTTTGGCGTGCAGCATGGCCAGCGAGCGGATGAGGACCTCGCGGGTCTCGGCGGGGTCGATGACGTCGTCGACCAGGCCGCGTTCGGCCGCGTAGTAGGGGTGCATGAGTTCGGCCCTGTACTCCTTGACCATGCGGGCGCGCATGGCCTCGGGGTCGGCGGCGTCGGCGATCTGGCGGCGGAAGATGACGTTGGCGGCGCCCTCGGCGCCCATCACGGCGATCTCGTTGGTGGGCCAGGCGTAGGTGAGGTCGGCGCCGATGGACTGGGAGTCCATGACGATGTAGGCGCCGCCGTAGGCCTTGCGCAGGATCAGCGAGATCCTCGGCACCGTCGCGTTGCAGTACGCGTACAGGAGCTTCGCGCCGTGCCGGATGATCCCACCGTGCTCCTGGTCGACGCCGGGCAGGAAGCCGGGCACGTCCAGGAGGGTGAGGATGGGGATGTTGAAGGCGTCGCACATCTGCACGAACCGGGCGGCTTTTTCGGAGGCTTCGATGTCCAGGACGCCGGCGAGGGTCTGCGGCTGGTTGGCGACGATGCCGACGACCTGGCCGTCGAGGCGGGCCAGCGCGCAGATGATGTTGCGGGCCCAGCGTTCGTGGACCTCCAGGTAGTCGCCGTCGTCGACGAGTTCCTCGATGACCTTGGTCATGTCGTAGGGCCGGTTGCCGTCCGCGGGCACCAGGTCCAGGAGGATCTCGCCGCGCCGGCCGGCCGGGTCGTGGGGGGTGGTGTGCGGGGGGTTCTCGCGGTTGTTCTGCGGCAGCATCGACAGGAGGTAGCGGACCTCGGCGAGGCAGGTCTCCTCGTCGTCGTACGCGAAGTGACAGACACCGCTGGTCTCGGCGTGCACGTCGGCGCCGCCCAGCCCGTTCTGGCTGATCTCCTCACCGGTGACGGCCTTGACCACGTCCGGGCCGGTGATGAACATCTGCGAGGTCTCACGGACCATGAACACGAAGTCGGTCAGCGCCGGCGAGTACGCCGCGCCGCCCGCGCACGGGCCGAGCATCACCGAGATCTGCGGGATGACACCCGAGGCCTTCGTGTTGCGCTGGAAGATGCCGCCGTAGCCGGCCAGCGCCGAGACACCCTCCTGGATCCGGGCACCCGCACCGTCGTTGAGGGAGACCAGCGGCGCACCCGCCGCGATGGCCATGTCCATGATCTTGTGGATCTTCGTGGCGTGCGCCTCGCCCAGCGCCCCGCCGAAGATACGGAAGTCGTGCGCGTAGACGAAGACCGTGCGGCCCTCCACCGTGCCCCAGCCGGTGATCACACCGTCCGTGTACGGCTTCTTGGCCTCCAGGCCGAACCCGGTCGCCCGGTGCCGCCGCAACTGCTCGACCTCCTGGAAGCTGTTCTCGTCCAGCAGCAGGGCGATGCGTTCACGGGCGGTCAGTTTGCCCTTGGCGTGCTGGGCGGCGGTCGCCCTCTCGCTGGGGCCCAGCCGGGCCGCCTCACGGATCGCGTGCAGTTCCGCCACGCGTCCGCGGATGTCGGTCGGCCCCGGCTCGGCGGAGGCGGGGGCGGGGGCAGTGGTCATTGCCATGTCAGATCCCTTTCTGGGGCGAGGTCCGTCACTGCCAGCCGCGCGGGCCGCGGTGGGCCCGGGGCCTCCTCCACCAGCGGGAGCCGTTGACCGGCCTGCCCCGGCGGGCGGGTGCGCCGCCCGCGCCGAGCGCGAGCAGCACCACGGTGAGTGCGGCCAGTTCCTCTTCGCCGGCCCGCCCGCGTTCCACGCGCAGGACGGGCTCGTACTGGTCCGGCGTGCCCATACCTCCTCCCTCCTCCTTCTGCACCTTCGGGGACACCATCGGTCACCCCGCTCAAGAACCGCTCTCACTGCGCTCGAAGAGCACTCCACGCCACGGACGGTGACACCACGGCGGCCAGGCACGCGGCACCGGATCCGGTACGGGAGCGGCCCCCTGGGCGAGACGGGACGGTCTCCCGCCCCGGTACCGGGGCGGGAGACCGCCGGCCGCGGACG
This region includes:
- a CDS encoding acyl-CoA carboxylase subunit beta: MTTAPAPASAEPGPTDIRGRVAELHAIREAARLGPSERATAAQHAKGKLTARERIALLLDENSFQEVEQLRRHRATGFGLEAKKPYTDGVITGWGTVEGRTVFVYAHDFRIFGGALGEAHATKIHKIMDMAIAAGAPLVSLNDGAGARIQEGVSALAGYGGIFQRNTKASGVIPQISVMLGPCAGGAAYSPALTDFVFMVRETSQMFITGPDVVKAVTGEEISQNGLGGADVHAETSGVCHFAYDDEETCLAEVRYLLSMLPQNNRENPPHTTPHDPAGRRGEILLDLVPADGNRPYDMTKVIEELVDDGDYLEVHERWARNIICALARLDGQVVGIVANQPQTLAGVLDIEASEKAARFVQMCDAFNIPILTLLDVPGFLPGVDQEHGGIIRHGAKLLYAYCNATVPRISLILRKAYGGAYIVMDSQSIGADLTYAWPTNEIAVMGAEGAANVIFRRQIADAADPEAMRARMVKEYRAELMHPYYAAERGLVDDVIDPAETREVLIRSLAMLHAKHADLPSRKHGNPPQ
- a CDS encoding acyl carrier protein, which translates into the protein MTSAPDPRTACPTPAADVLAELTAVLAGMMGVEPQRLDAQDSFRLLGLDSMLSVEFVAALNARYGTRIAATALYEHPTPAALARHLAAELAAPAPASASAPATAPVSAPVSAGSSVPGADTVTDTLRTQLAGILHCAVRDIDVSAPFDALGLDSILAAEFLAGINRTYGLSEQTDLLYDHPDLAAMAAYVTARVTDTPVPAAGRADRAPDPAQPPRAVEIDLNALLDAVRDEVLSIDEAAALLAARSA
- a CDS encoding acyl-CoA carboxylase subunit epsilon, with amino-acid sequence MGTPDQYEPVLRVERGRAGEEELAALTVVLLALGAGGAPARRGRPVNGSRWWRRPRAHRGPRGWQ
- a CDS encoding 4'-phosphopantetheinyl transferase family protein; the protein is MTAPLTSPLPPSAPARSPSAVVPETPTAQAPAHVQVPAGVPVSVPGPVAGADAGRDEPVKLWLCPNDGLPPAVAGLLAAHWLDAQEQRTASRFLFERDRRQYLLAHTLVRRALALEAGLAEAELVIWRSARGRPFLRPAAGELPRGGAQLDFNLSHAGGYSLLGIVRRHRIGVDVERLEDRDERAITTIVRTFAAPEREWVERAAPGPDRDRRALRVWTLKEAYSKARGIGLGLPFDAFVFTLDDERGVRAFTPPADDTARPWRFVELEPVPGVLAAVAVPADAAQDPVLHLGYGFPWSRAELRSFPLPRPVGGRPAAALV
- a CDS encoding response regulator transcription factor — protein: MDERHATLRVLPVPAPAHEGHAGHGPAPRPGAPAAVRVHVVGDDPLARRGITALLEGHPGIRVTGESEPGPDLLRALAARPPHVLIAHGAFAGDGWEVPVPGGARLPVLVLGGPATTDRTDRAGRLPATATAGQLASAVVLAAAGYTLVHGPAPAEAGRRFAAPPVPPISPVSPDRLTDRECQVLGLLARGLSNGEIAQALTVSEHTVKTHVQNMLHKLRLRNRVHAAIYAFESGLRPRPPAP
- a CDS encoding class I adenylate-forming enzyme family protein; its protein translation is MPILRYLESPLDDLLRRAADRDADAPAAVTAGAAVTFAALDREADRIAGYVRRTVRRADAVVAAATTLDAVFPAVYYGTVRSGQLLALLDPQMGPAALHEVCTAAGVEIAFVPGPLAALLAALADRLPRLHTVVVTDPAPRPASARLGSARSASGLPVPVPVPVPVPVPVRPPAGGAVSGGRGACAVVALSAAVAGEAAGGPVRRARPGADAVACLQFAPDGAGRLKGVRLTHRNLVAGAAQTALAHRLGAASVAFNHLPQYHAVHLNSAVHAGARQVLCTDADPFGALAEAARAEATHYYGLPARLDRLADDPRLAAHGADLPGRHLRHLGAIHVSGGVLAPERARTLRDALRVSVLQGYGLTEVFTLSHHQPPGSRPGLGAVGVPLPGTECRVVLPGGTRPAPVWSTGEVQIRGPQLSPGPVEGIGPAPRDTDGWLSTGDTGYLDADGGLHLVDAHRSVFTCDDALVAPSVVERVIGQDPRVAECIVADWPDPARGALVWAGVVLREEFDADAPALLDVLDSVAEQANARLGPGEQIRRLEALDAVPRRPGGRPARRELRLRLHALAAGEAAA
- a CDS encoding AfsR/SARP family transcriptional regulator — protein: MDIDVLGALAVRENGVSITPTAPKPRQVLALLALRADQVVPVAALVEELWGNSPPRSARTTLQTYVLQLRELLAQALEGGRSGAKDVLMTLPGGYLLVSGGGRSDVREFERLAGEGYRAMDQGAFTEAARTLAGALELWTGPAFADVTAGAQLAMEIRRLEESRLCALDQRIEADLRLGRHRELLPELTVLTSRYRTHENLHAQFMLALHRSGRRSESLSVYHQLRATLVNDLGLEPSPRLRRLQHSIQTAASEPAAVPAPFDGAGPPAPARAR
- a CDS encoding beta-ketoacyl synthase N-terminal-like domain-containing protein, yielding MDTREILTRFKGGTLRREHAVALLGGTPLPAAAGTPAQPGPAVRPGDGMRPATGSSPAPAPTTATGPSPSLGPGPGPAPDPGPGPGFGGGAGGGGGVEPCAVVGMQGCFPGAGDLDALWRQALGQHTRTDAPPWEEDRFADGAGEFGEGLLALFGLDAAGAAPLDGRERLLARSVWQLLESAGYAGARTDRLTGPDSTGRGIGVYVAAGPAGTPGGSVPGVHLPGGAGAAGRLSRLLDLRGPSLSVDTGASSFLTALHLALAGLRAGECEAALAGAVELPPRPQPHPPHTHPRDPAGAGAGGEGVGGGGVVVVLLKPLAAARAAGDRVYAVIRAGAAGHPGRLGAVAHHARLVGRALAAAGLPVPAAAPHGPDGDPWPPESAAPPGLPAVPGGAGGDPAASRDAWQALGIAVRETVRTAADPAEPVNLAEPVNLAEPVSPAESVDLAGGTGVLAAAVALARAVGQVRHATLLPGPGRTAPAVWEQVRRDDGTTVPRRALVGVSAPPAADAVLVVEEAPRAHRPPAPARPPASAHRPVSAELVLLSAATPRQLADTAARLARWLSGTAHHGGPGGADLAAVAHELRLGRAALRCRLAVVAHTVPGLAAHLAAFAESAGPGRHPAGVHSADLRDAGEPLLLDGLAETRAYLAALWQGGHLEQLTRLWLAGADICAVLPAHPGPADIELPPTVLQPEPEPEPEPEPEPGPEPEPEPEPGPELESESESESESELESGPGPEPESGPEAESGPGARPAPRPWPGPRPRSRSGADSAVRSVSRSRSRHGPQEGPVESAPGAAGPGVTGPGAGARVVSDAGTDGVQR